The following are encoded together in the Lathyrus oleraceus cultivar Zhongwan6 chromosome 3, CAAS_Psat_ZW6_1.0, whole genome shotgun sequence genome:
- the LOC127125761 gene encoding probable aquaporin TIP-type: MPIRNIAIGTPQEATHPDTLKAGLAEFISTFIFVFAGSGSGIAYNKLTDNGAATPAGLISASIAHAFALFVAVSVGANISGGHVNPAVTFGAFVGGNITLLRGIVYIIAQLLGSIVASALLVFVTASSVPAFALSAGVGVGPALVLEIVMTFGLVYTVYATAVDPKKGNIGIIAPIAIGFIVGANILVGGAFTGASMNPAVSFGPAVVSWSWANHWIYWAGPLIGGGLAGLIYEVLFINSTHEQLPTTDY; encoded by the exons ATGCCGATCAGAAACATCGCCATCGGAACTCCTCAAGAGGCCACTCACCCAGACACCTTGAAAGCCGGTTTGGCTGAGTTCATCTCCACTTTCATCTTCGTCTTCGCCGGTTCAGGTTCCGGTATCGCTTACAACAAGCTTACCGACAACGGTGCCGCCACTCCCGCCGGTCTTATCTCGGCTTCCATAGCACACGCATTCGCTCTCTTTGTTGCTGTCTCCGTCGGTGCTAACATCTCCGGTGGACACGTCAACCCCGCCGTCACCTTCGGCGCTTTCGTCGGTGGAAACATCACCTTACTCCGTGGTATCGTTTACATCATCGCTCAACTCCTTGGATCCATAGTCGCCTCCGCACTCCTCGTCTTTGTCACCGCATCG TCTGTGCCAGCATTCGCTCTATCCGCAGGAGTTGGAGTGGGTCCCGCTTTGGTGTTGGAGATTGTGATGACTTTCGGTTTGGTGTACACTGTGTACGCTACAGCCGTTGACCCAAAGAAGGGTAATATTGGAATTATCGCACCTATTGCTATTGGTTTCATCGTTGGTGCTAACATTTTGGTTGGTGGAGCCTTCACCGGAGCATCCATGAACCCCGCCGTGTCATTCGGGCCTGCTGTGGTGAGCTGGAGCTGGGCCAACCACTGGATCTACTGGGCCGGCCCACTTATCGGTGGTGGGCTTGCTGGGCTTATCTATGAGGTTCTCTTCATTAACAGCACCCATGAGCAGCTTCCAACCACTGACTACTAG